Proteins encoded within one genomic window of Brassica rapa cultivar Chiifu-401-42 chromosome A09, CAAS_Brap_v3.01, whole genome shotgun sequence:
- the LOC103839845 gene encoding chaperonin-like RBCX protein 1, chloroplastic isoform X1 — MESSSSLLHHSYLTYFNPRKLGKPSFSYPLMPKLRTRKPTRICSSKMYVPGFGEASPEAKAAKHLHDFFTYVAVRIVSAQLESYNPEAYLELREFLDTNSVSDGDKFCAALMRRSSRHMNLALRILEVRSAYCKNDFEWDNLQRLAFKNVDRSNTKLMREYVLETSHVETDTDK; from the exons ATGGAGTCATCTTCTTCCCTCCTTCATCACTCTTACCTCACTTACTTTAATCCTCGAAAACTTGGAAAACCTTCCTTTTCTTATCCATTAATGCCGAAGTTGCGAACTCGCAAACCAACTCGCATTTGTTCTAGCAAGATGTACGTTCCCG GCTTTGGAGAAGCTTCACCAGAGGCTAAGGCAGCGAAGCATCTTCATGACTTTTTTACTTACGTTGCAGTGAGGATAGTGTCTGCTCAGCTTGAG AGTTATAACCCTGAGGCGTATTTAGAGTTAAGAGAGTTCTTAGACACAAACTCAGTAAGTGACGGCGATAAGTTCTGCGCTGCTCTCATGCGTCGCTCTTCGCGTCACATGAACTTAG CCCTTCGAATTTTAGAG GTACGGTCTGCTTATTGTAAAAACGATTTCGAATGGGACAATTTACAGCGCCTCGCGTTCAAG AATGTGGATAGATCCAACACAAAACTCATGCGTGAATACGTCTTAGAGACTAGCCATGTCGAAACTGATACGGATAAGTGA
- the LOC103839845 gene encoding chaperonin-like RBCX protein 1, chloroplastic isoform X2, with translation MESSSSLLHHSYLTYFNPRKLGKPSFSYPLMPKLRTRKPTRICSSKMYVPGFGEASPEAKAAKHLHDFFTYVAVRIVSAQLESYNPEAYLELREFLDTNSVSDGDKFCAALMRRSSRHMNLEVRSAYCKNDFEWDNLQRLAFKNVDRSNTKLMREYVLETSHVETDTDK, from the exons ATGGAGTCATCTTCTTCCCTCCTTCATCACTCTTACCTCACTTACTTTAATCCTCGAAAACTTGGAAAACCTTCCTTTTCTTATCCATTAATGCCGAAGTTGCGAACTCGCAAACCAACTCGCATTTGTTCTAGCAAGATGTACGTTCCCG GCTTTGGAGAAGCTTCACCAGAGGCTAAGGCAGCGAAGCATCTTCATGACTTTTTTACTTACGTTGCAGTGAGGATAGTGTCTGCTCAGCTTGAG AGTTATAACCCTGAGGCGTATTTAGAGTTAAGAGAGTTCTTAGACACAAACTCAGTAAGTGACGGCGATAAGTTCTGCGCTGCTCTCATGCGTCGCTCTTCGCGTCACATGAACTTAG AGGTACGGTCTGCTTATTGTAAAAACGATTTCGAATGGGACAATTTACAGCGCCTCGCGTTCAAG AATGTGGATAGATCCAACACAAAACTCATGCGTGAATACGTCTTAGAGACTAGCCATGTCGAAACTGATACGGATAAGTGA